One region of Streptococcus parasanguinis genomic DNA includes:
- a CDS encoding ABC-F family ATP-binding cassette domain-containing protein has translation MSILEVKNLSHGFGDRAIFEDVSFRLLKGEHIGLVGANGEGKSTFMSIVTGKMQPDEGKVEWSKYVTAGYLDQHSVLEEGQTVRDVLRTAFDELFTAEARINDLYMAMAEEGADVDALMEEVGELQERLESRDFYTLDAKIDEVARALGVMDFGMDTDVTSLSGGQRTKVLLAKLLLEKPDILLLDEPTNYLDAEHIDWLKRYLQNYENAFVLISHDIPFLNDVINIVYHVENQQLTRYSGDYYQFLEVYEMKKSQLEAAYERQQKEIADLKDFVARNKARVATRNMAMSRQKKLDKMELIELQSEKPKPSFEFKNARTPGRFIFQAKDLQIGYDRPLTKPLNLTFERNQKVAIIGANGIGKTTLLKSLLGIIPPIAGEVERGDYLELGYFEQEVEGGNRQTPLEAVWNAFPALNQAEVRAALARCGLTTKHIESQIQVLSGGEQAKVRFCLLMNRENNVLVLDEPTNHLDVDAKEELKRALKEYKGSILMVCHEPDFYEGWMDQIWDFNELT, from the coding sequence ATGAGTATTTTAGAAGTGAAAAATTTGAGTCACGGTTTTGGGGACCGGGCGATTTTTGAGGATGTGTCCTTCCGTTTGTTAAAGGGAGAGCATATCGGTCTTGTCGGGGCCAATGGTGAGGGGAAATCGACCTTCATGAGCATCGTGACGGGTAAAATGCAACCAGACGAAGGAAAGGTTGAGTGGTCTAAGTACGTGACAGCAGGTTATCTGGACCAGCATTCGGTCTTAGAAGAAGGACAAACGGTTCGCGATGTCTTACGGACCGCTTTTGATGAGTTGTTCACAGCTGAAGCTCGCATCAATGACCTCTATATGGCCATGGCGGAAGAGGGAGCCGATGTCGATGCTTTGATGGAAGAGGTTGGGGAACTTCAAGAGCGTCTAGAAAGTCGTGATTTTTATACCTTGGATGCCAAGATTGATGAAGTGGCGCGTGCTCTTGGGGTCATGGACTTTGGCATGGATACGGATGTGACCTCCTTGTCAGGTGGGCAACGGACCAAGGTCCTTTTGGCTAAATTGCTCCTTGAAAAACCAGATATCCTTCTCTTGGACGAGCCGACCAACTACTTGGATGCAGAGCACATCGATTGGCTCAAACGCTATTTGCAGAATTATGAAAATGCCTTTGTCCTCATTTCCCACGACATTCCTTTCTTGAATGATGTGATCAATATCGTCTACCATGTGGAAAATCAGCAGTTAACCCGCTATTCAGGAGACTACTACCAATTCCTTGAAGTCTATGAAATGAAGAAATCGCAATTGGAAGCGGCTTATGAGCGCCAGCAAAAAGAGATTGCTGATTTGAAAGATTTCGTAGCCCGCAATAAGGCGCGTGTGGCTACACGGAATATGGCCATGTCTCGTCAGAAGAAGCTGGACAAGATGGAACTCATTGAGTTGCAAAGTGAGAAACCGAAACCCTCCTTTGAATTTAAGAATGCCCGGACTCCTGGACGCTTTATCTTCCAGGCCAAGGATCTTCAGATTGGCTATGACCGTCCTTTAACCAAGCCTTTGAACCTAACCTTTGAACGCAATCAAAAGGTGGCCATCATCGGGGCCAACGGGATCGGGAAAACCACTCTCTTGAAGAGCTTGTTAGGAATTATCCCACCGATCGCTGGTGAAGTCGAGCGTGGAGATTACCTAGAGCTTGGCTATTTCGAGCAAGAGGTCGAAGGGGGCAATCGCCAGACACCGCTTGAAGCAGTCTGGAATGCCTTTCCGGCTCTCAACCAAGCAGAAGTTCGTGCCGCACTTGCCCGCTGTGGCTTGACGACCAAACATATCGAGAGCCAAATCCAGGTGCTATCCGGTGGAGAACAAGCCAAGGTACGCTTCTGTCTCTTGATGAATCGTGAAAACAATGTCTTGGTACTAGACGAGCCGACCAACCACTTGGATGTGGATGCCAAAGAAGAATTGAAACGGGCTCTGAAAGAGTACAAGGGATCGATCCTCATGGTTTGCCACGAGCCAGATTTCTATGAAGGCTGGATGGACCAAATCTGGGACTTTAATGAATTGACTTAA
- a CDS encoding arsenate reductase family protein, giving the protein MYTFIEYPKCSTCRKAKSELDGLQCEFQSQNIVTETPTSQELQDWMAASGLPIKSFFNTSGMKYRELGLKDKVDQLTVKEAADLLASDGMLIKRPLLVKDGKVVQVGYRKPYAELGL; this is encoded by the coding sequence ATGTATACCTTTATTGAATATCCAAAATGTTCGACTTGTCGAAAGGCTAAATCAGAATTGGACGGTCTCCAATGTGAGTTCCAAAGCCAAAACATTGTCACAGAAACACCGACTAGCCAAGAATTGCAAGACTGGATGGCAGCATCTGGCCTACCGATCAAGTCTTTCTTCAATACTAGCGGAATGAAATACCGTGAACTCGGTTTGAAAGATAAGGTGGATCAACTGACAGTGAAAGAAGCGGCGGATCTCCTTGCTTCAGACGGTATGCTGATCAAGCGGCCTTTGCTTGTCAAAGACGGAAAAGTTGTTCAAGTGGGCTACCGAAAACCATACGCAGAATTAGGTTTGTAA